The segment CAATGCGGGCAGCTTCTCTAACCGGTCGGACAACTTGCCTTACTACCAACCAAGTAATTAAGCCGATCAGGAATAGCAGCGCCAAGCCGGTAAATAGCAAAGAACTCTTGATTAGCGAAAGAGTTGTATTTTGATTGGTCAGTGAGTAAACCAAGTACATCTCGTAGTTGCCGGAGTCAGGAATCGCAATTCGTCGACCTGCGATCAAGACATTGGCATCTGCGCGGTTTTTATATTTTACTGTTGCGTACTTGTATTCAACTATGTCACTGGCACGAACGCGTTGTCTGAGCTCGGTGGGAAACGATGAGATATCTAACTCATCTGTTGCAGTGCTGTAATCGGGCGCTATTTCAGTACCTAATGGGTCTGCGCTCTGACCGAAGCGACTGAGAAAGATAGATTTTCGATCTTGGTTAAGGCTTACTTCGGTCGAAGAAATAATTATCTCTTGAACTGTCTCGGTGATGATCTTGGTGTTTGCACCCTTTACCAAGAGAAATTCATATTGCGCATTGAAGAAGGATGAGCGAGCTTCGGCAAGTGAGGTCTCTAAATTAACCTGCTTAACGCCATCAGATAGCTGGGAATAAAGCGCTGAGCCAGTCAGCCACACAACACCGAGTGATAGAAGAACCGTTGAGAAAATTACCTTAGAGGCAAGTGAATTTCTGAAGGAAAAAATATTTCGGTTCATACTAGGAACCGCCCAAGACTCCTGCTTTATATCCAACTCCGCGCACAGTCATGATGATGTGTGGGTGCTCTGGATCATGCTCAACCTTGGAACGCAGGCGCTGCACATGGACATTTACAAGACGAGTATCCGTTGAGTGGCGATAGCCCCAAACCTCACCTAACAGCGCATCGCGTGTAAAGACGCGACCCGGCTCTTTAGCTAAGGCAACTAATAGATCGAATTCCAAACGAGTTAGCGCAATCTTCTTTCCGGCTCTGCTTACTTCATGGGCTGTAACATCAATTGAAAGATCACCGATTACGAGTAGCCCAGAGATGTCTGCATTTGTGCGACGCAAGCGCGTGCGAATACGAGCGATTAATTCGGAAGGATGGCGAAATGGCTTAACCATGTAATCATCTGCACCAGCTTCAAGTCCGCGCACGACATCATGTGAGTCACCTTTTGCGCTCAACATAACAATCGGCACCATGGATTCGGCGCGAATTAACTTACAAACTTCAATTCCATCTAAACCAGGAAGCATTACATCTAGCAGTACGAGATCTGGAGGATTGTTTCTAAATACCTCCAGAACCTCGTCACCACGACTTACGAGATCGACATCGATGCCGGCACCAGTTAATACGATGCCGAGCATCTCTGCCAGGTCTTGGTCGTCATCGACGACCATAACCAAAGTCATTAGCTACCGTGCTCCCAAGAGTTGAGGTACATATCTTGTGCAGGAGTTAGCGTGTCGATACGGCCACCCATCGAAATCAACTTCAAGCTGGCAACTTCCTTATCGATATAAGTTGGAACGTTATGAACACCAGCAGGAAGATTCTTCGCTTCC is part of the Candidatus Planktophila lacus genome and harbors:
- the mtrA gene encoding MtrAB system response regulator MtrA, with translation MTLVMVVDDDQDLAEMLGIVLTGAGIDVDLVSRGDEVLEVFRNNPPDLVLLDVMLPGLDGIEVCKLIRAESMVPIVMLSAKGDSHDVVRGLEAGADDYMVKPFRHPSELIARIRTRLRRTNADISGLLVIGDLSIDVTAHEVSRAGKKIALTRLEFDLLVALAKEPGRVFTRDALLGEVWGYRHSTDTRLVNVHVQRLRSKVEHDPEHPHIIMTVRGVGYKAGVLGGS